The Nostoc sp. PCC 7524 nucleotide sequence ATCAGTCTGCTGAAAGCCGTAACTTGATTACCTCTTTCCTGAACGTATTTTTGTAGCTCATTCACAATTTTTAGAGCTTCCTGAAGCACAGTCAAATCAAAGTTATGTTTAATAAGTCTGCACACTTCTTGCACGACTCTTTTAGATTCTGCCTGTGCTTGGTTATTTTTAGTATTGATTAAAGGAACACTAAATTTATTCTCAACATCTGCAATTATTTGGTCAGCATCACGCCATTTTTTATCAATATCCTCTAAGCGTTTCATCCCGCCAAAATCCGTAATTGATTCTTGTAAATCTCGCTGATAGTTATTAAGTTCATGTTGCAGAGCATCCAGCCAGTCCCGGCTGCTTCTAATAGAAAAAATAGATTCACTAGGATTCAGTAATTGGCTCAAATAATCATCAATGTTAGTCTTCAATTCTTTAATAATGTTAGGACAGGATTGTAGTAGCTTTGTTAGCCAAATACCTCTAATATTTTCGCTTTCTCCTGGTTGCACCTTACGAAATTGCTCTCGAAATTCTCTTGGTAATTGTTGACGAATGCTATTCCGATCATCTTTGTTTTGACACTCAGTAACTGCACGTTCTAATTTATTTTTCCAGCTACTAATAGTATTACTAAAATTTTTATTAGCATCTTCTACTGACTCAGCAATTTTAGTAATTAATCCATTTTTTCTTGCTAAGTCATTATGCCAACGATACTGAATTAAAAATTGCTCCAGCAGTTTCAGAGGATCTGGACTTTGACCTTTGCCATTTAACCAAAATCTGACTAGCGATAAACTCACACGGGTTAAAGCAATTTCCACAATAGTATCACGAGGAAAATAAATAGCTGCCAAGCCAAATGTTAGATATCGCTGACTATTAGGACGTGGATGTTTATCCCACTGAATCATGTGTTGTAAAAAATTATCTCTATATCCTTTAATAATAGGAGATAATTCCCCAGAAAAATCTAGGGCAATCTTGTGAGCAATTACATTACATAATTTACCTTGGTCAAGAATTTGATATTCTCCTCCTGTCTGATGAGAAACTAAATAACTATAGTCAAATGGTGGACGTTTCTCTTGAATAAATACTAAATTTTGGATGTCATAACAAACTTCAAATATTGTACTGGGGTTACTGTAGTAATCTAATTCTTTGAGAGCCGCATAAGTATTGGCACTCATATTAGGAGTATTGCCATATAATTCTGGACTAATTACTAAATAGCTGGCAATTTGAGAGCCTTGTTCACCATAAAGATGTCTGAGACTATAAGCAACATCCAAAAACATCCCGCTTCCTGTACCACCACACAAAGAACCAATCACAAAAATATTTAAACCTGGTTCAACTCGCATCCCTTTTCTGAGTAATAGAGAATCATGTCCTCTAGTCAGTCTTTCTGCGGTTTCAATTGCTGTTTTTATCTTTTGATAGTTATGAAAAAAAGCCAGTCTACCTACCGGTCTAATTCCTTTTGCACCTTCTTCAACTGCTTTAATATTTCGTAATAATTGCGGAGGAAACCATCTGGAAATATGGTCATAGGGGCCATAGCGAGTATATTCTGAACGTCTTTCTAGTCCTTCCACAAACATCGTTACTTCTTTGGAGGACATAGTGGCACTAACTTTTTCTGCTTCTCGAAAACTGAGGTCAACACCATGATAGGTACTACCTGTACGAATACCAGCTACTTGTGTTGCAGCTTTATCAGTATCGATATGAACAAAACTCACAATTGGCAGATTACTTAAATCTCCATAGCGGTCAACAATTAACCGTCTAATTCGCATCAAAACATCTCTGCCAGTACCACCTAAACCAATACAAATTGTGCGGTTAATTCCTCGATATTGCAGGTCATTTACAGTTGCTTGGCTCATAGATGCACCTTTTTGGCTATTTTTTCACTTTAATGATGATCTCGTAGTCGCGCTTACGAATATCGGGACAGTTTAAACGAAAGAAAGAACTAGATATTAGAGTACGTGAGGTAATTTCTCTATCTTGATAGTAAATAGGGGCAGAATTAGTTGGTACTAAGTAAAGCTTCTCACCTTTACGCTCCAAATATGCTCTGACTTCTACACCAGGACAATCAATAGAATCTACACAAGTAGCATCATATTCACCAATAGCAATACGTTTTTGATTAGGTAGTCGGCATTTTTGATCTTCTGGTTTGGCTGTTGCTTCAAAATCTATCATTAATTGCCATTTTTTCTGTAAGCGATAAAATTTCCAGGTAATTCCTCCGAAAGTCATTAATATTAACAGTAAAATTAATCCTGGTAGCCATAATTGTTTAGTTAAATAATGATTAACTAAACAAGTTTTTTCTCCACCTGGCGCTGGTGTACAAAATTCCTGTACAGTAGGGGCAATATCTACAACAGTAAGTTTATATTGTTTGTTATTTTGAGTTGTAATAGACTGCGATCGCGCTTGCAATGGTAAAGCTCTTAACCAGGCTTCTCGTTTTTTACTTTCTGGAGATCGCACTATGCGAAAAGCACTATCAGCAGGTGTTTCTACCCAAACTTGAGAAGTAATTCCTGGTTGGGTAAATAAAGGTGCATCACTAATCCAAACAACTGACTGCGCCTTAATTGGTTGTTGCTTTCGCAGGCGTACTTGATTAATTTGAGCAATACTTTGATAAATATTTAATTCTGCTCTTTGAATATCTGTGCCATAGCGATTAGGGTCAGAAACCAAAGGTATTCTTACTAAGATTTTATCAATACTTTCTTTGCTTTTACTGTTAAAGTAAATCGGTGTTCCTAATGGATTATTATCTGATGTAATCTCATTTAAAATTACATTCCTCGCAAAAGGTACAATGTAGGCTAAATCTCCAGGTTTAAGGCTATCTTCTACTATCTGACGTAAGCGGATACGACCTTCATCATTTAACCCCACGCTTTCCGTCATATCTATCGCTAAGACAACATCTCTTCCGCCACCCAAAACCGCAACCAATTCTAAACCAGTTTTTTGTAAAGATGTAAGCGGTTGTCCAGGAACAATTCGTGTAATTGTCACAAGTAACGCAGCCTATTGATTAACAGGATTTAATCCGCATATATACTTAAAATATTTTAATTTATATAATCGATACTGGTTTGTGTTAACCAGAAATAATAATGTTTAAAATATTAATGTAAGTTAAGTTAATACATAGTGACTTTACCCTGCAATATATGCCGAGATATGTAGCTATTATAACTGAGTGATGCAGTGTTTCCTCTAAAGAAATGTAAACTTAAAAATTCTACCTACATATTAAATTTCCCCAACATTCATCTTTAATGGGATCTGCTGGGGTAAAAATAATATGGTGTTCAAACTAACTCAGCCTCAGTTTGAGTTAACTTCAGTCTTCAGCAACCATAGCGTTTTTGATAGTAAGCCAAAATTTCCTGAACGCGTTGCCGACTCTCGGAGTTGGGTTTGCCGCTCCAAGAAATACACAAGCCTTCTATTTGACTTTGATCGTAATCAAAATGTTGAGAAGATTGGGGTATTAACTCCACTGCAACCCCCTCAACTTGACGCAAATGAGCAACGATCTCTCGATATACTGCCAAAGGTAAACCAGCAAATGCGATTTTTTCTTGAGTATCCATCCTTATAAAGCTCCCAGCAAGACGGTACTTGAGGGTGGTGTTGTTACCGAAACCGGAGTGCTAGGAGGATTTGTAGTTGACGGTGTGGAACCGACATCTGCTTCCCCTACCATTCTGGCGACCTCAATACCGTATTGTTCCAGAATTACAATCGGATTGGAACCTTCATTCATTTCAATTCTTTTAATCAAAAGACCATTTGCCAGTCGTTGTCCTGCTTGTACATAACGGCTAGTGGTTTCGTTTGGTATTTTGATAATTGCTTGGGGTTCTTTGCCTACAATCACGACACCAGTGACTACAACAGCCTTGGCTAAATCAGGTTGGACTGGCGGTGGTAGTACGGAAACTAAAGTGGGATGAGGGACAACTTGCGGCAACACTTTAGGTAAGACAGCAGTTAATTTAGGTGGTTTTGCTACCTGTGTTACCTTGTTTGGGTTGACAGTATTTTTATTGGTGTTGGCATTGACATTCGACACCTGTGGTTTGGTAGCCACTGGTAGAGGCGGCAAAGATGGAACTTGTCTAGCAGGTGCATTTTGCTGCATTTCCGGGACTGTTTGCCCCACAATTTGAGCAAATGGGTCATTCCGCCCTTTGGAAACCATAACTGCCCGTTCTGTGGCATTGGTAAGCTGAATCAAGTTAGGACTAGCTGTGGTGCGTTTTGTGTCTTTGTTACCAGACACCACAGGGTTATTAAAAGATTGAGCTGCTGGTGGAGGGGTTTTAGCAACAGGTGCTGCTGTAGAAACAGGATTTACAACTTGTTGAGTATCTTCCGCAGCGCATCCAGCGATCGCTACAGTAACAATAGCTGCAACTATAATTTTGGTTTTTCTGCCCATTAGCTGTTCTCAAAAGCTATAGGAAAATTGATTGGTGGAAATTCACAATACCTATGTTTAAGGCAAAGCGTTGTTACCTTTATAACCTAATTTTCTAAAATTCAAGGGTTGTCTTTAGCACTAATATTTCAGCATAAATGCTGTGGACTTAATCAAAACTTAATCATCCGCCACACACATCAGATGTTTCAACAAGTCCAGCCCTTTTTTAACTCTTCGGGAAACTGTAACTACACTAATCCCCAAGTGTTCTGCTACTTGCTTTTGGGTTAGATCCTGCAAAAATACACACTCCAAAACCTCACGGGTGCGTTGTTCTAGCTGAAACAGTGCTTGTTGCAGACGAATTTGGTCTTCTTGTGCCAACTGAAAACTACGGTAGTGGTTGTCAGGAACTAATTCTCCCAGACTTGTCGCTCCTTCTTCGCCCTCTTGTACTGGTACATCCAGACTGAGAGGCGAACGATTCACCCATGCTAATTTGATATCCTGCCATTCGTCTGGGGAAATTTCTAGTGCAGCTGCTAATTCGGAGTCTGTGGGTTGGCGATTATATTGTTCGCGCAAAGACCGGGAAACCCCTATAGCCCGTTGTTGTATGGCTAAATAGCGTCTGGGAATTCGTACCGTCACACCCTTATCTCGGAGATAGTGTTGAATTTCACCCCGAATATAGGGAATAGCAAAAGAACTGAAAGCGTGTCCTTTAGCAATTTCAAATCTTTCAATTGCCCGAATTAAACCCAGACAACCAACCTGAACTAAGTCATCATAACTTTCACGACATTGATTCATCCAATAGTGAGCTTCTTTTCTTACCAGTCCAAAATTAAGTTGTACCAGTTGATTGCGAACAGTTTCTGAGCGAGATTGTTGATATTCTCGCAATAACTGCCAAATTTCATACTTTAGTTCGTTGGTAGCTGTGGTAGGCATAGCACCGGGTTTATTGACTAAACAATCAACTACTCGCTTTTAAACCAGGCTGCGATCGCGCGATATCAAAACAAATATCATGCTATATGCCCCAGACAAATTTATAGTTAAGTTACATTTTTGATGAGCAAAATGCTCAGGGGCAGACAATCGAGCAAAATTTAAATCAGCGAAAATGGTTTTGTATTCTAATTTATTGTGGTTGTTTGATGCAGCTTTGATTAAACTACATAGAGCCAAAATATAAAATTTTTGGCGAAATTTAAAACCGCGATTGTACCTAACTTAGTTTATGAATAATCAGTTTGACTCCTCACTATATTTTGGTAAGTTGTAGGACATAATTTCTCAGTAAAGTTACTAGCAATTCATCTAATCTTTAAATCTACTCAGTGGATTCGGCGTAAATCAACATAGTTATTTCAGTCTCTTGTAAATCTTCAAGAGTAGCCAGAACAACTTATGACTAGATCATGATTACTGAGAAATGAAAAAAAATTTACCTTCTTTAGATTGGCTGAAATATTTAGTGGTCATTCAATTGGTAACTAGGAATATCAGGAGTAATTTCAGTTAATAAAAAAAGGGCTAACAGCCCTTTTTTATAGATCAGTCTATTTTCACTTAGATCGAAGGAGTAAAAACCCATTTACCCCCAAGTAACTAGGGGATAAACGAGTGAATTCTCAAGACGTAAGTTGCTAGGTACAGAATTTTGTCCTGAATGCTAACCACTGGCAGCAATCAGAAGATTTAGCCACGGTTGGGTTCGACCCTAGCGTAAAATAGACCGCGAATTTTGACTTCTTTGGGTTCATCTGCACCTAAATCGGTATCAGATGGTTGATTGCTCTCGAAAGTACCAGCAATTTCACCACTAGAGCTATCCACTTTAGCTACTTGGAGAGAAATTTTGCCGTTGAGAATTTCAGCGCGCTTAACGTTAGCACGGGTTAGTTCTTCGTCATCGGCCTGAGCTGGAAGAGCGACAGCATTATCATAGCCGCTAACAATACCACGACCTTTCGGATCTAAGAAAGCAGCACCACGATAGGAAGGTACTTTAAAAGAGCCTTCAAAGTCTGTGGAAGTATTCACACTGGTTAAACCAGGTTGTGTTTGAGCAACTAAGCCTTTAATGGTGAACAGGAAAGGTACTCGCTCACCACCAGGTAGCTGCACGGTAATAGCTTGGAAATCCAAACCATCATTTTCTACAAAAGTCAAGCTGTTATCTGGGTTAATCTTCAGATCACCGGAAACTTGGTCAATGGTAGAAGTGTATCTGGTTAACAACTTGCCAGCCACAAATTCTGCTGCTTGGCGTTTATTTGCAGGTTCTTCTTTAACGAAGAAATTGGTTGGTTCCAAGCAGAGTTCTTTAATGGCATAGGATTGGCTAGAATCCAGAGGAATTGAACCACGGCTTGTTTCTGCCAGTTGGGGGCATTTGTTAGCCAAGCCAGTGCCTCGGATTTGTTCATAAGTGAGTACATCTCTACTGCTAGCGGTGGGAGCATCACTACAAGCAGTGATTAGCCCCAAACACAAAGCCAAGAATGCAACAATTAAAGCGCGATACCTCATGGTCAACCTCAATGTCAAAAATTATTAATATCTAAAGGGTTTGGGCTGGTGAATGAACAAATTTGTTTCCAGAGAGAAGTACGTACTCTCATGAACACGAAACTGGTTGTGCTTCGCGTTTTGCCAGTGCTGTAGGCATTGGCAGCGTCGCTCCAGTCGTTTTGTATTATGTATGTGTCACTACTACATACAGCCCATAGCTTTATAGGGAAATCAGCCAGATCATACGATTTTTTTTAACTCAAAATCAAAGCTCTCTAAATCTCAACCCAGTAGCTTTGATCTCATCTAGCTATCGTTGAGTCTGTGGGAAGCGTCACTGCTCATCTAATTGACAGCCCACAATCTCCGGTAAATTTGAGGAGACATAATTTTCACGGAGTAGATTGCATGAACAAAAACAATGGTTCCGAATCAGCACATTTGCCCGAAAAACTGCACAAAATTGCTGCTGTGGTGCATGATGTAGCCCAGGGCTATCAAGGAGATGTTATGGCTCTTTTACAATTGCTACGCCAGTTAGAGCAGCTACACCGGGAAATCCGAGATGGTGCTTTTCAGGAGAGTTTGCCTAATAATCGTCAGCACCTTTACGCACTACTGAAAGATATTGAGTCTGAGGGTGGTTGGCCTTATATTGAGCGCATGAGGCTACAGGCGTTTTTAAGGAATTTTTTACTAGAAGCAATTGATGAAGACAGCCCACAGGACAATAGTGATGATATGTTAAGTGGCGATCGCTCCTTCACTTAGCTATCTAAATACATGAGTTGACAGTGGAATAACTGATCTAAATTCTGTGGCGAAAATCATCACAAAGTGAGCGATCGCGCTCTTCTAAATTGCTGTTATGTTTCAGGTAATTATTTACCCAAATGCAACTACGAGATAGTAAGTCATCAATATCTAAATTCCACAAAATGATCGTGTTGTCATCACTAGCTGATGCTAGGGTTTGACCATCAGGGCTAAAACTGACACTTAATACGGGGGAATGATGACCGTTGAGGGTCTTAATCAATTTACCCTCACGACTCCATAACTTGACTGTGCTGTCCCAATTAGCAGAGGCGAGTATTTCACCATTGGGACTAAAAGTTACACCATTGACACTATCACTGTAACCTTTTAATAAGGTTTGTAACAAAGTTCCATCTCGTCGCCATAATCTTACTGTATTGTCCCAGCCCGCAGAAGCTAGCAATTGCCCAGTGGGACTAAAACTCACACCTAATACCCAGCTATCATGAGGGGCAAGAGTTTTGATTAAAGTTCCATCTCGTCCCCAAAGTTTAACTGTTTTGTCATCACTGGCAGAAGCTAAAACCTGCCCATCAGGACTGAAACTCACACTGTTGACTCGTTCCTGATGTGCTACTAAGGTTTTGAGCAAAGTACCATCACGCTTCCACAGTTTGACTGTCTGATCTCTACTCGCTGATGCTAATAAATCACCATCAGGGCTGAAAGCAAGACTCATCACACCATCATTGTGTCCTTGAAGAGTCTTCAAGAGAGTACCATCAAGACTCCACAGTTTTATAGTTCGGTCGTAACTTCCAGAGGCTAAAATTTCCCCTTTGGGATCAATACTCACAGTATTAACAACATCCGTATGACCCACCAAAGTTTTGTCAAGGTGTGTTTTGGTCTTACCGTGACTAGAAGCTCGTCGCCACAGTTTCACGGTGCGATCGCGACTCCCAGAAGCTAACGTCCGACCATCAGGACTCCAAGCTACGCTCAACACCCGATCTTGATGACCCCGTAACACAGGTAGAGCAGCAGTTTCCAAACTCCAGATTTTTACACTTTTGTCATAGCTACCTGATGCTAGGGTTTTATTATCGGGACTAAACACCACGCTAACAACAGCATCACTATGTCCTTTGAAAGTTTTGATGAATGTGCCAGCTTGGCTCCAGAGGTTGATGGTATTGTCATCGCTGGCAGAAGCTAACTTTTGACTATCCGTGCTAAAATTGAGGCTCCATACTGTGCTGGTGTGCTGCTGGAGGGTTTTATAAGCTTGGACTTCCAGAACATCTTGATTAGTGCTATCTACTTGCCAAAGTTGGATGGTCTTATCTCGTCCAGCTGAGGCTAGCATCTTACCATCTGGGCTGAAAGTCACTACAGTCACACCCAACTTATGTCCATGCAAAGTGTTGACTAAACTACCATCTCGTCGCCAAATTTTCACCGTTCTATCTTCACCAGCTGAAGCCATAAATCGGCCATCAGGGCTGAAGCTGACCCAATTCACCGCTCCTTCATGTCCCTTGAGTGTTTTGACTAAGCTACCGTCTCGTCGCCAGAGTTTAATGGTTTTATCTTTACTGGCAGTTGCTATTAACTCTCCATCAGGACTGAAAGTAACGTTATAAACCCAATCTCCGACTGTGGTGAGGAGAAGAGATGGTTTTTGGTCAAACAAACCCGTTGTCGGGTTCCTGCGCCATAGTTGTACGGTTTTGTCGAGGCTGGCTGAAGCTAAACTCTGACCATCCGAGCTAAAACTAACGCTGGTGACAGCACTTTTATGACCTGGAAGAGTTTGCACTAAAGTGCCATCAGGATGCCATATCTTGACGGTCTGGTCGGTGCTTGCTGATGCCAATAACTTACCGTCAGGGCTAAACGCCACACCCCAAACAATATCAGTGTGACTTTCCAAGCGATTTAACTCTGCCACTCCATAAACTGCCTGTTGTAATGCTGTCACCACTCGCATTTGGGTTTCTGGGAGAATTTCGCGTGTTTGTTTCAGTTTTTTCCAAGCCCGCAAACTTTCTAATAGGGCATCAAATTGTTGATTAGAAGTGTATAGGGCTTCACTAGATGCAGCGATCGCACTGATTTGCAAATTAATTTCGCTGCGTTCAGCCCGTACTGTTTGCATTTGCGCTACTCTTTTTTGCAAGTCAGCCTGCCACCACAAGGAAGCAACTGTACTCCCCATAATTGCCAGTAATACCCCTGCTATGCGTGCTTCTCGCAATCGCTTCCGTAAAACTAAATTGAGTTGCTCTTGAGACAGTTTTTGAGCTACTTCAGCTTCCTTTTTTTCACATCTCACTTTCTCTAATTCGGCAACTATCCCGTAATTATTTCTTCGCCGAATTGGTTCTACTAAATAGTCATGTACTAACTGGTAGTGAGAACCTGATGCTTCTCGCCAGTGTAATATTAAACCTGAACCAACTAAAATCTCTAAAATTAACTCCCAAACCGCATCAAACTCTGATGTGACATCCAGATGCTTTTTGATAGCGCCAACAAAATCAGATTTATTTTTTAACGGACGTGTACCTTTTTCATCAGTTAATTCAAATAATAATTTCCAACTTAAATCTTCGTTTTCTGAACCACAATCTTGAATAACCTCTTCCAGCCATCGTTCTACTAATTTTTCTGAACCACCAGAGAGTTTGTATTGTTCTAATGTAGTAATGTTTTCCGCTTGTAGTTGCGCCCCAACTATTTGTAATTCAATAGGATGAATTTCTCCCCGTTCTCCTGCTAAATCTTGTACCAATGTATTAATTAATTCTTCTCCCATTTTATAGTGGGAATATTGAGTGAAACTACGAATTATTCCTAGGGTATCTTGAATCGAAAAATTACCTAAATAATAACGAATATCTTTATCTAAAATATTTTCATTAATTATTCCCAAATCATATAAATCATCTTGGCTAATTTGACTTAAACGTTCAAACTCTAATAGATAATGCAAATAATCCTCTCGCAATGAAATAATGGTTTTGATATAGGGAATATTTAAGCATTCACTCAAAAAATGATAAAAATTAATTCTTTGGCAAGAACCACTGAGAAAAAAGAATTCTTCAAATTGGTCAAAAATCAGAATGATAATGTAATTGCGTTCAGCAGCTAATCGAAGTTTTTCCAGAAGAATCATAGGCGTAAATTCTGTAGCACTCGATATATCTGTCTGTGCTAATGCCTGATTAATGCAATGCCCTAAAGCTGTCACCCAATCAGTATATACTGATAAAACTATGGGTACAGGAATCCGTTCACCGATCACTTTTCCTCTTAAAGCTGGTACTAAACCTGCTTTGAGAATGGAACTTTTGCCAACTCCTGAAGGCCCATGAACTACTGTAAGTTTATAATCAGCACGGGTAATTCTTTCTATTAAGCGATTGATATCTTGTTGCCGTCCTGATGCAGCTATTTCTTGGGCTATCTCTTCTGGAATAGATGTAATTTGTTGTGGTTCTACTGCGGGGTTAATTCTATAGCGTTGTGGTTGTAATTGACTAGCACCAATGAAAGCACGAAAGCCATACTGGTGTTCTAATTGAATTTTTTCTTGCTTCAGTTTAAATGCTTCTAGATAGTCATGACGCGCTGTAAAATAAAGCGATCGCAGTTCTTCTAAAATTTCTAAATATAGTGCAGGTTCGTATTGGAGTTCACAAACTACTTTTGCCCATTCTAAATTATTAATAGCTTCTTCTCGCTCTCCTAAATTCAACTGTGTTCGTGCCAGTAATAACAGATACCAACTTTCCTGATGTCTAGGTATATCTGTTGCTTGTTCTGCGATCAAAAGAGCTGTATTAGCTAGTTCATGAGCTAGTATCCAATTCGATTCGGCAATGGCTACAGCTGCTAAAAAACCGTAATCTTGAGCAATTTGTGCTGATTCACCATAAGTTTTATGTAATTGTAAGGACTTTTGGCTTAAATATTTTAATTTATCCCAGACTTGTAAACGTTGCAATATTTCACAAGCAGAGACAATAAATTTAGCAACCAAATCCTCTCTTTCTGCCTTTTCTAATATCTCCAGACATTGCTGAAACCACAGTAAGGAATGTTGCCAATAGCTTAGATTAGAACCACGATGTAAATCTGCCATCCGGCGATAACATAGACCAATGTGAAATAAGATGATAGATTGCCAAATCTCATGAGAATAATTAGGCTGAACAGTTCCTAATTCTATTATTTTTTTTGCTTCCTGCTGCCATAATGATAGGCTTTTTTGATAATGCGATAAGGCACTATTAATTTGATCATTAGCATATTTATCTCTTCCCAAAACAAATTCTAAGCTAGCTTCTAGACCAGGTTCTAATTGCACACCATACAAACGCAGCAAATCATTACGAGCTGATTCAATTTCATGACGTTGTTGAGATTTGGGATCGAGATCAAGAGCAGCATTAGAGATAAATTTGTTAGCACCTATTTCTAAAACTTTCGCAAATAAAGATTTTGTTTCTTGTCGAATCAAGGCAAT carries:
- a CDS encoding tubulin-like doman-containing protein, producing the protein MSQATVNDLQYRGINRTICIGLGGTGRDVLMRIRRLIVDRYGDLSNLPIVSFVHIDTDKAATQVAGIRTGSTYHGVDLSFREAEKVSATMSSKEVTMFVEGLERRSEYTRYGPYDHISRWFPPQLLRNIKAVEEGAKGIRPVGRLAFFHNYQKIKTAIETAERLTRGHDSLLLRKGMRVEPGLNIFVIGSLCGGTGSGMFLDVAYSLRHLYGEQGSQIASYLVISPELYGNTPNMSANTYAALKELDYYSNPSTIFEVCYDIQNLVFIQEKRPPFDYSYLVSHQTGGEYQILDQGKLCNVIAHKIALDFSGELSPIIKGYRDNFLQHMIQWDKHPRPNSQRYLTFGLAAIYFPRDTIVEIALTRVSLSLVRFWLNGKGQSPDPLKLLEQFLIQYRWHNDLARKNGLITKIAESVEDANKNFSNTISSWKNKLERAVTECQNKDDRNSIRQQLPREFREQFRKVQPGESENIRGIWLTKLLQSCPNIIKELKTNIDDYLSQLLNPSESIFSIRSSRDWLDALQHELNNYQRDLQESITDFGGMKRLEDIDKKWRDADQIIADVENKFSVPLINTKNNQAQAESKRVVQEVCRLIKHNFDLTVLQEALKIVNELQKYVQERGNQVTAFSRLIEDLQTVYEKQDGDLRQLNFDEMSGEAIFDSEDIDRCYQTMLPEDDFRRQLVLASSEITEPAGRGKSLVSFIDRERATLEQLQTEIDLNVDSLFASRVINIVNSVIKRFMQKYPLAARSTRLAQVLQEAEPLLRLNLSDPYFREDPAKSSKLIGFKDTDELEVRQFKTLLAQDLGIEPSILKATQANDEILIVNEYAGFPLRLISSLEKMRNPYIREQNAATSFLHNEHHRAFPDIIPPDAIALEKLEDAFYPCLAFELLKENQQNQQLEFQYYDSLRDSYNTAALSPEWNQALEELANRRDMTEALKQLLEQEISVIAEQPELWENKYLPKLRRFVQAVDELPEDSPNYPYKVAVVGTLVNTDPTAKEGIINRFRKKMNERFRTSQNRSLTVSSETSNQQVITGEIVVDVPVDTNDNRARRRLELEQLKQDLAEGFITESEYEREKQRIFIQYPL
- a CDS encoding RNA polymerase sigma factor SigF, with translation MPTTATNELKYEIWQLLREYQQSRSETVRNQLVQLNFGLVRKEAHYWMNQCRESYDDLVQVGCLGLIRAIERFEIAKGHAFSSFAIPYIRGEIQHYLRDKGVTVRIPRRYLAIQQRAIGVSRSLREQYNRQPTDSELAAALEISPDEWQDIKLAWVNRSPLSLDVPVQEGEEGATSLGELVPDNHYRSFQLAQEDQIRLQQALFQLEQRTREVLECVFLQDLTQKQVAEHLGISVVTVSRRVKKGLDLLKHLMCVADD
- a CDS encoding photosystem II manganese-stabilizing polypeptide, yielding MRYRALIVAFLALCLGLITACSDAPTASSRDVLTYEQIRGTGLANKCPQLAETSRGSIPLDSSQSYAIKELCLEPTNFFVKEEPANKRQAAEFVAGKLLTRYTSTIDQVSGDLKINPDNSLTFVENDGLDFQAITVQLPGGERVPFLFTIKGLVAQTQPGLTSVNTSTDFEGSFKVPSYRGAAFLDPKGRGIVSGYDNAVALPAQADDEELTRANVKRAEILNGKISLQVAKVDSSSGEIAGTFESNQPSDTDLGADEPKEVKIRGLFYARVEPNRG
- a CDS encoding nSTAND1 domain-containing NTPase; protein product: MTQCQLTTAIANNNQQSLQRLIRSINLSQNQFALILIRCNYSHLRERMLDEVRSLSKDINIREIFLQPSTNALHTTIISQLFLDHPSVAMDSLPSAVMVFGLESVIALDDLLIGINQARDIYAASFPFPVVLWLQDEVASLLSRLAPDFKSWAATTIKIEMDKEDLIALIRQETKSLFAKVLEIGANKFISNAALDLDPKSQQRHEIESARNDLLRLYGVQLEPGLEASLEFVLGRDKYANDQINSALSHYQKSLSLWQQEAKKIIELGTVQPNYSHEIWQSIILFHIGLCYRRMADLHRGSNLSYWQHSLLWFQQCLEILEKAEREDLVAKFIVSACEILQRLQVWDKLKYLSQKSLQLHKTYGESAQIAQDYGFLAAVAIAESNWILAHELANTALLIAEQATDIPRHQESWYLLLLARTQLNLGEREEAINNLEWAKVVCELQYEPALYLEILEELRSLYFTARHDYLEAFKLKQEKIQLEHQYGFRAFIGASQLQPQRYRINPAVEPQQITSIPEEIAQEIAASGRQQDINRLIERITRADYKLTVVHGPSGVGKSSILKAGLVPALRGKVIGERIPVPIVLSVYTDWVTALGHCINQALAQTDISSATEFTPMILLEKLRLAAERNYIIILIFDQFEEFFFLSGSCQRINFYHFLSECLNIPYIKTIISLREDYLHYLLEFERLSQISQDDLYDLGIINENILDKDIRYYLGNFSIQDTLGIIRSFTQYSHYKMGEELINTLVQDLAGERGEIHPIELQIVGAQLQAENITTLEQYKLSGGSEKLVERWLEEVIQDCGSENEDLSWKLLFELTDEKGTRPLKNKSDFVGAIKKHLDVTSEFDAVWELILEILVGSGLILHWREASGSHYQLVHDYLVEPIRRRNNYGIVAELEKVRCEKKEAEVAQKLSQEQLNLVLRKRLREARIAGVLLAIMGSTVASLWWQADLQKRVAQMQTVRAERSEINLQISAIAASSEALYTSNQQFDALLESLRAWKKLKQTREILPETQMRVVTALQQAVYGVAELNRLESHTDIVWGVAFSPDGKLLASASTDQTVKIWHPDGTLVQTLPGHKSAVTSVSFSSDGQSLASASLDKTVQLWRRNPTTGLFDQKPSLLLTTVGDWVYNVTFSPDGELIATASKDKTIKLWRRDGSLVKTLKGHEGAVNWVSFSPDGRFMASAGEDRTVKIWRRDGSLVNTLHGHKLGVTVVTFSPDGKMLASAGRDKTIQLWQVDSTNQDVLEVQAYKTLQQHTSTVWSLNFSTDSQKLASASDDNTINLWSQAGTFIKTFKGHSDAVVSVVFSPDNKTLASGSYDKSVKIWSLETAALPVLRGHQDRVLSVAWSPDGRTLASGSRDRTVKLWRRASSHGKTKTHLDKTLVGHTDVVNTVSIDPKGEILASGSYDRTIKLWSLDGTLLKTLQGHNDGVMSLAFSPDGDLLASASRDQTVKLWKRDGTLLKTLVAHQERVNSVSFSPDGQVLASASDDKTVKLWGRDGTLIKTLAPHDSWVLGVSFSPTGQLLASAGWDNTVRLWRRDGTLLQTLLKGYSDSVNGVTFSPNGEILASANWDSTVKLWSREGKLIKTLNGHHSPVLSVSFSPDGQTLASASDDNTIILWNLDIDDLLSRSCIWVNNYLKHNSNLEERDRSLCDDFRHRI